A genomic region of Anas acuta chromosome 25, bAnaAcu1.1, whole genome shotgun sequence contains the following coding sequences:
- the ACBD4 gene encoding acyl-CoA-binding domain-containing protein 4 isoform X2 → MTKEEAMAAYVAEMKKVAQKVIDTVPMDEATREMFKYFEPLYEVIRDMPRPPEDFFKGEGDGQEQAADPSQDEQASGPAAEQREDVLPEELQDGQRAPGGGLAPAADTREGSQVASDSEGEVFCDTLEQMEPEQAGQPLGKQGLSLNSAQAGPEPRAPRAAGRGERGEGRRRAGRSGTGLAAPGSDRDPQLAGAAQDAERAPELAHGSQGLLLEVDAHVAGTVRALQDDMQRVLQRLSELETLTSAQGDTSGAEPGRLLAPQAAFPWPLAVSPRTLLFLIAWPFVTQWLLRRWQGTKR, encoded by the exons ATGACCAAGGAGGAGGCGATGGCCGCGTACGTGGCCGAGATGAAGAAGGTGGCCCAGAAG GTCATCGACACCGTGCCCATGGACGAGGCGACGCGGGAGATGTTCAAGTACTTTGAGCCGCTCTACGAGGTGATCCGCGACATGCCGCGGCCCCCCGAGGACTTCTTCAAAGGGGAAGGGG ATGGGCAGGAGCAGGCGGCCGACCCCAGCCAGGACGAGCAAGCGAGCGGCCCGGCCGCGGAGCAGCGGGAGGACGTGCTGCCCGAGGAGCTGCAGGACGGGCAGCGAGCGCCAG GAGGagggctggctcctgctgccgACACGCGTGAGGGTAGCCAGGTGGCCAGTGACTCTGAGGGGGAAGTGTTCTGCGACACCCTGGAGCAGATGGAGCCCGAGCAG GCTGGGCAGCCGCTGGGCAAGCAGGGGCTCTCCCTGAACAGCGCCCAGGCCGGGCCTGAGCCCCGAGCGCCCCGTGCTGCTGGGCGGGGAGAGCGGGGCGAAGGCAGAAGACGAGCGGGGAGGAGCGGCACTGGCCTCGCAGCCCCGGGCTCTGACAGAG ATCCGCAGCTTGCTGGGGCAGCGCAGGATGCCGAGAGAGCCCCTGAGCTTGCCCACGggagccaggggctgctgctggaggtggacGCCCACGTGGCCGGCACCGTGCGGGCCCTGCAGGATGACATGCAGCGCGTGCTGCAGCGCCTGAGCGAGCTGGAGACGCTCACCTCTGCGCAG GGGGACACCTCTGGGGCTGAACCTGGCCGGCTGCTTGCACCACAG GCAGCGTTCCCGTGGCCGCTGGCGGTGTCCCCGCGCACGCTGCTGTTCCTCATCGCCTGGCCCTTCGTCACCCAGTGGCTGCTGCGCCGCTGGCAGGGCACCAAGAGGTGA
- the ACBD4 gene encoding acyl-CoA-binding domain-containing protein 4 isoform X1, whose protein sequence is MAEPGCGAQFRAAVRVIQGLPRSGSYRPSYEEMLRFYSYYKQATAGRCQGPRPGFWDPIGRYKWDAWHSLGRMTKEEAMAAYVAEMKKVAQKVIDTVPMDEATREMFKYFEPLYEVIRDMPRPPEDFFKGEGDGQEQAADPSQDEQASGPAAEQREDVLPEELQDGQRAPGGGLAPAADTREGSQVASDSEGEVFCDTLEQMEPEQAGQPLGKQGLSLNSAQAGPEPRAPRAAGRGERGEGRRRAGRSGTGLAAPGSDRDPQLAGAAQDAERAPELAHGSQGLLLEVDAHVAGTVRALQDDMQRVLQRLSELETLTSAQGDTSGAEPGRLLAPQAAFPWPLAVSPRTLLFLIAWPFVTQWLLRRWQGTKR, encoded by the exons atGGCGGAGCCGGGCTGCGGGGCCCAGTTCCGGGCCGCCGTGCGCGTCATCCAGGGGCTGCCCCGCAGCG GCTCGTACCGGCCGTCCTACGAGGAGATGCTGCGCTTCTACAGCTACTACAAGCAGGCGACGGCGGGGCGCTGCCAGGGCCCCCGGCCCGGCTTCTGGGACCCCATCGGCCGGTACAAGTG GGACGCCTGGCACAGCCTGGGGAGGATGACCAAGGAGGAGGCGATGGCCGCGTACGTGGCCGAGATGAAGAAGGTGGCCCAGAAG GTCATCGACACCGTGCCCATGGACGAGGCGACGCGGGAGATGTTCAAGTACTTTGAGCCGCTCTACGAGGTGATCCGCGACATGCCGCGGCCCCCCGAGGACTTCTTCAAAGGGGAAGGGG ATGGGCAGGAGCAGGCGGCCGACCCCAGCCAGGACGAGCAAGCGAGCGGCCCGGCCGCGGAGCAGCGGGAGGACGTGCTGCCCGAGGAGCTGCAGGACGGGCAGCGAGCGCCAG GAGGagggctggctcctgctgccgACACGCGTGAGGGTAGCCAGGTGGCCAGTGACTCTGAGGGGGAAGTGTTCTGCGACACCCTGGAGCAGATGGAGCCCGAGCAG GCTGGGCAGCCGCTGGGCAAGCAGGGGCTCTCCCTGAACAGCGCCCAGGCCGGGCCTGAGCCCCGAGCGCCCCGTGCTGCTGGGCGGGGAGAGCGGGGCGAAGGCAGAAGACGAGCGGGGAGGAGCGGCACTGGCCTCGCAGCCCCGGGCTCTGACAGAG ATCCGCAGCTTGCTGGGGCAGCGCAGGATGCCGAGAGAGCCCCTGAGCTTGCCCACGggagccaggggctgctgctggaggtggacGCCCACGTGGCCGGCACCGTGCGGGCCCTGCAGGATGACATGCAGCGCGTGCTGCAGCGCCTGAGCGAGCTGGAGACGCTCACCTCTGCGCAG GGGGACACCTCTGGGGCTGAACCTGGCCGGCTGCTTGCACCACAG GCAGCGTTCCCGTGGCCGCTGGCGGTGTCCCCGCGCACGCTGCTGTTCCTCATCGCCTGGCCCTTCGTCACCCAGTGGCTGCTGCGCCGCTGGCAGGGCACCAAGAGGTGA
- the PLCD3 gene encoding 1-phosphatidylinositol 4,5-bisphosphate phosphodiesterase delta-3 isoform X2, whose product MICGRRARPGPEQPRPPPDGAGGPRRAGRAFRKMGLTEDEDIQLMLRGSLLRKVKARRAKERLYRLQEDGMTVWFERRFRRAPSKQIFSVMHIEGVRQGHQSEGLRKYGGSFPERHCFTIVFKGKRKNLDLAARGEEDAQHWVQGLTKLMARLQAMNQREKLDHWIHGILQRADKNKDNKMCFQEVKSMLRMINIDMNDIYAYKLFKECDRSGDERLEGRELEEFCRRLLRRPELEELFGHYSGEDCVLSAEELREFLRDQGEEATLRQARAIIHAHELNEKARQQDLMMLDGFMMYLLSAAGDILNQEHTKVHQDMSQPLCHYFISSSHNTYLTHNQIGGTSSTEAYVRALMTGCRCVELDCWEGADGEPVIYHGHTLTSKILFRDVIESIRNYAFKRSPYPVILSLENHCGLEQQATMARHMKAILGDMLLTQPLDGQDPDNLPSPELKGKVLVKGKKLPEPWGEPRGVTAAPDPEEEEEEEEKKEEEEEVEEEEEEERLQERNSQRSLQEIQPLQAKDASQVAPELSAVVVYCQAVPFPGLAQALQHPRPCEVSSFSERKARRLIREAGPAFVRYNARQLSRVYPLGLKMNSSNYNPQEMWNAGCQLVALNFQTPGYEMDLNAGRFLGNGCCGYVLKPPFLRSPHVEGPRCLVLHIRVITAQQLPKLNQEKRSSIVDPFVRVEIHGVPADCSKQQTGYRSNNGFNPRWEETLSFQLQAPELALVRFVVEDHDSTSCNDFVGQFTLPLASMREGYRHIHLLSKDGASLSPATLFVHVKCKRL is encoded by the exons ATGATCTGCGGGCGGAGGGCGCGTCCCGGCCCcgagcagccccggccccccccggaCGGGGCCGGTGGCCCCCGGCGAGCCGGCAGAGCCTTCAGGAAGATGG GGCTGACGGAGGACGAGGACATCCAGCTGATGCTGCGGGGCTCGCTGCTGCGCAAGGTGAAGGCGCGGCGGGCGAAGGAGCGGCTGTACCGGCTGCAGGAGGACGGCATGACCGTCTGGTTCGAGCGGCGCTTCAGGCGCGCCCCCTCCAAGCAGATCT TCTCCGTGATGCACATCGAGGGCGTGCGCCAGGGCCACCAGTCGGAGGGGCTGCGCAAGTACGGCGGCTCCTTCCCCGAGCGGCACTGCTTCACCATCGTCTTCAAGGGCAAGCGCAAGAACCTCGACCTGGCGGCGCGGGGCGAGGAGGACGCCCAGCACTGGGTGCAGGGGCTCACCAAGCTGATGGCGCGGCTGCAGGCCATGAACCAGCGGGAGAAGCTCGACCA CTGGATCCACGGCATCCTGCAGCGAGCCGACAAGAACAAGGACAACAAGATGTGCTTCCAGGAGGTGAAGAGCATGCTGCGGATGATCAACATCGACATGAACGACATCTACGCCTACAAGCTCTTCAAG GAGTGTGACCGCTCGGGTGACGAGCGGCTGGAGGGCCGGGAGCTGGAGGAGTTCTGCCGGCGGCTGCTGCGGCGGCCGGAGCTGGAGGAGCTTTTCGGGCACTACTCGGGCGAGGACTGCGTGCTGTCGGCCGAGGAGCTGCGCGAGTTCCTGCGTGACCAGGGCGAGGAGGCCACCCTGCGCCAGGCCCGCGCCATCATCCACGCCCACGAGCTCAACGAGAAGG ccaggcagcaggaccTGATGATGCTGGACGGCTTCATGATGTACCTGCTCTCGGCCGCCGGCGACATCCTCAACCAGGAGCACACCAAGGTGCACCAGGACATGAGCCAGCCCCTGTGCCACTACttcatctcctcctcccacaACACCTACCTGACCCACAACCAGATCGGCGGCACCAGCAGCACCGAAGCCTACGTCAG GGCGCTGATGACGGGCTGCCGCTGCGTGGAGCTGGACTGCTGGGAAGGTGCCGACGGGGAGCCCGTCATCTACCACGGCCACACGCTCACCTCCAAAATCCTCTTCCGCGATGTCATCGAGAGCATCCGCAATTACGCCTTCAAG CGATCGCCCTACCCCGTCATCCTCTCCCTGGAGAACCACTgtgggctggagcagcaggcCACCATGGCGCGGCACATGAAGGCCATCCTCGGGGACATGCTGCTGACGCAGCCGCTGGACGGGCAGGACCCCGACAACCTCCCGTCCCCGGAG ctgaaggggAAGGTCCTGGTGAAGGGCAAGAAGCTGCCGGAACCGTGGGGTGAGCCCCGGGGTGTCACCGCCGCCCCTGAccctgaggaagaggaggaagaggaggagaagaaagaagaggaggaggaagtggaggaagaagaggaggaggagaggctgcaggagagAAATAGCCAGCGG TCGCTGCAGGAGATCCAACCGCTGCAG GCCAAGGACGCGTCGCAGGTGGCCCCAGAGCTGTCGGCGGTGGTGGTGTACTGCCAGGCCGTGCCCTTCCCTGGCCTGGCCCAGGCCCTGCAACACCCCCGGCCCTGCGAGGTGTCCTCCTTCAGCGAGAGGAAGGCCCGGAGGCTCATCAGGGAGGCAG GCCCGGCGTTCGTGCGCTACAACGCCCGGCAGCTCAGCCGCGTCTACCCGCTGGGGCTGAAGATGAACTCCTCCAACTACAACCCCCAGGAGATGTGGAACGCCGGCTGCCAGCTGG TGGCCCTCAACTTCCAGACGCCGGGCTACGAGATGGACCTGAACGCCGGGCGCTTCCTGGGCAATGGGTGCTGTGGCTACGTGCTGAAGCCCCCCTTCCTGCGCAGCCCCCACGTCGAGGGCCCCCGCTGCCTCGTGCTGCACATCAGG GTCATCAcggcccagcagctgcccaagCTGAACCAGGAGAAGCGCAGCTCCATCGTGGACCCCTTCGTGCGGGTGGAGATCCATGGAGTGCCGGCCGACTGCAGCAAGCAGCAAACCGGCTACAGGAGCAACAACG GCTTCAACCCGCGCTGGGAGGAGACGCTGAGCTTCCAGCTGCAGGCGCCCGAGCTGGCGCTGGTGCGCTTCGTGGTGGAGGACCACGACAGCACCTCCTGCAACGACTTCGTGGGGCAGTTCACCCTGCCCCTGGCCAGCATGCGGGAAG GGTATcgccacatccacctgctctcCAAGGACGGGGCGTCCCTGTCCCCCGCCACGCTCTTCGTGCACGTTAAATGCAAGCGCCTGTGA
- the PLCD3 gene encoding 1-phosphatidylinositol 4,5-bisphosphate phosphodiesterase delta-3 isoform X3 → MICGRRARPGPEQPRPPPDGAGGPRRAGRAFRKMGLTEDEDIQLMLRGSLLRKVKARRAKERLYRLQEDGMTVWFERRFRRAPSKQIFSVMHIEGVRQGHQSEGLRKYGGSFPERHCFTIVFKGKRKNLDLAARGEEDAQHWVQGLTKLMARLQAMNQREKLDHWIHGILQRADKNKDNKMCFQEVKSMLRMINIDMNDIYAYKLFKECDRSGDERLEGRELEEFCRRLLRRPELEELFGHYSGEDCVLSAEELREFLRDQGEEATLRQARAIIHAHELNEKARQQDLMMLDGFMMYLLSAAGDILNQEHTKVHQDMSQPLCHYFISSSHNTYLTHNQIGGTSSTEAYVRALMTGCRCVELDCWEGADGEPVIYHGHTLTSKILFRDVIESIRNYAFKNHCGLEQQATMARHMKAILGDMLLTQPLDGQDPDNLPSPEQLKGKVLVKGKKLPEPWGEPRGVTAAPDPEEEEEEEEKKEEEEEVEEEEEEERLQERNSQRSLQEIQPLQAKDASQVAPELSAVVVYCQAVPFPGLAQALQHPRPCEVSSFSERKARRLIREAGPAFVRYNARQLSRVYPLGLKMNSSNYNPQEMWNAGCQLVALNFQTPGYEMDLNAGRFLGNGCCGYVLKPPFLRSPHVEGPRCLVLHIRVITAQQLPKLNQEKRSSIVDPFVRVEIHGVPADCSKQQTGYRSNNGFNPRWEETLSFQLQAPELALVRFVVEDHDSTSCNDFVGQFTLPLASMREGYRHIHLLSKDGASLSPATLFVHVKCKRL, encoded by the exons ATGATCTGCGGGCGGAGGGCGCGTCCCGGCCCcgagcagccccggccccccccggaCGGGGCCGGTGGCCCCCGGCGAGCCGGCAGAGCCTTCAGGAAGATGG GGCTGACGGAGGACGAGGACATCCAGCTGATGCTGCGGGGCTCGCTGCTGCGCAAGGTGAAGGCGCGGCGGGCGAAGGAGCGGCTGTACCGGCTGCAGGAGGACGGCATGACCGTCTGGTTCGAGCGGCGCTTCAGGCGCGCCCCCTCCAAGCAGATCT TCTCCGTGATGCACATCGAGGGCGTGCGCCAGGGCCACCAGTCGGAGGGGCTGCGCAAGTACGGCGGCTCCTTCCCCGAGCGGCACTGCTTCACCATCGTCTTCAAGGGCAAGCGCAAGAACCTCGACCTGGCGGCGCGGGGCGAGGAGGACGCCCAGCACTGGGTGCAGGGGCTCACCAAGCTGATGGCGCGGCTGCAGGCCATGAACCAGCGGGAGAAGCTCGACCA CTGGATCCACGGCATCCTGCAGCGAGCCGACAAGAACAAGGACAACAAGATGTGCTTCCAGGAGGTGAAGAGCATGCTGCGGATGATCAACATCGACATGAACGACATCTACGCCTACAAGCTCTTCAAG GAGTGTGACCGCTCGGGTGACGAGCGGCTGGAGGGCCGGGAGCTGGAGGAGTTCTGCCGGCGGCTGCTGCGGCGGCCGGAGCTGGAGGAGCTTTTCGGGCACTACTCGGGCGAGGACTGCGTGCTGTCGGCCGAGGAGCTGCGCGAGTTCCTGCGTGACCAGGGCGAGGAGGCCACCCTGCGCCAGGCCCGCGCCATCATCCACGCCCACGAGCTCAACGAGAAGG ccaggcagcaggaccTGATGATGCTGGACGGCTTCATGATGTACCTGCTCTCGGCCGCCGGCGACATCCTCAACCAGGAGCACACCAAGGTGCACCAGGACATGAGCCAGCCCCTGTGCCACTACttcatctcctcctcccacaACACCTACCTGACCCACAACCAGATCGGCGGCACCAGCAGCACCGAAGCCTACGTCAG GGCGCTGATGACGGGCTGCCGCTGCGTGGAGCTGGACTGCTGGGAAGGTGCCGACGGGGAGCCCGTCATCTACCACGGCCACACGCTCACCTCCAAAATCCTCTTCCGCGATGTCATCGAGAGCATCCGCAATTACGCCTTCAAG AACCACTgtgggctggagcagcaggcCACCATGGCGCGGCACATGAAGGCCATCCTCGGGGACATGCTGCTGACGCAGCCGCTGGACGGGCAGGACCCCGACAACCTCCCGTCCCCGGAG cagctgaaggggAAGGTCCTGGTGAAGGGCAAGAAGCTGCCGGAACCGTGGGGTGAGCCCCGGGGTGTCACCGCCGCCCCTGAccctgaggaagaggaggaagaggaggagaagaaagaagaggaggaggaagtggaggaagaagaggaggaggagaggctgcaggagagAAATAGCCAGCGG TCGCTGCAGGAGATCCAACCGCTGCAG GCCAAGGACGCGTCGCAGGTGGCCCCAGAGCTGTCGGCGGTGGTGGTGTACTGCCAGGCCGTGCCCTTCCCTGGCCTGGCCCAGGCCCTGCAACACCCCCGGCCCTGCGAGGTGTCCTCCTTCAGCGAGAGGAAGGCCCGGAGGCTCATCAGGGAGGCAG GCCCGGCGTTCGTGCGCTACAACGCCCGGCAGCTCAGCCGCGTCTACCCGCTGGGGCTGAAGATGAACTCCTCCAACTACAACCCCCAGGAGATGTGGAACGCCGGCTGCCAGCTGG TGGCCCTCAACTTCCAGACGCCGGGCTACGAGATGGACCTGAACGCCGGGCGCTTCCTGGGCAATGGGTGCTGTGGCTACGTGCTGAAGCCCCCCTTCCTGCGCAGCCCCCACGTCGAGGGCCCCCGCTGCCTCGTGCTGCACATCAGG GTCATCAcggcccagcagctgcccaagCTGAACCAGGAGAAGCGCAGCTCCATCGTGGACCCCTTCGTGCGGGTGGAGATCCATGGAGTGCCGGCCGACTGCAGCAAGCAGCAAACCGGCTACAGGAGCAACAACG GCTTCAACCCGCGCTGGGAGGAGACGCTGAGCTTCCAGCTGCAGGCGCCCGAGCTGGCGCTGGTGCGCTTCGTGGTGGAGGACCACGACAGCACCTCCTGCAACGACTTCGTGGGGCAGTTCACCCTGCCCCTGGCCAGCATGCGGGAAG GGTATcgccacatccacctgctctcCAAGGACGGGGCGTCCCTGTCCCCCGCCACGCTCTTCGTGCACGTTAAATGCAAGCGCCTGTGA
- the PLCD3 gene encoding 1-phosphatidylinositol 4,5-bisphosphate phosphodiesterase delta-3 isoform X1 has translation MICGRRARPGPEQPRPPPDGAGGPRRAGRAFRKMGLTEDEDIQLMLRGSLLRKVKARRAKERLYRLQEDGMTVWFERRFRRAPSKQIFSVMHIEGVRQGHQSEGLRKYGGSFPERHCFTIVFKGKRKNLDLAARGEEDAQHWVQGLTKLMARLQAMNQREKLDHWIHGILQRADKNKDNKMCFQEVKSMLRMINIDMNDIYAYKLFKECDRSGDERLEGRELEEFCRRLLRRPELEELFGHYSGEDCVLSAEELREFLRDQGEEATLRQARAIIHAHELNEKARQQDLMMLDGFMMYLLSAAGDILNQEHTKVHQDMSQPLCHYFISSSHNTYLTHNQIGGTSSTEAYVRALMTGCRCVELDCWEGADGEPVIYHGHTLTSKILFRDVIESIRNYAFKRSPYPVILSLENHCGLEQQATMARHMKAILGDMLLTQPLDGQDPDNLPSPEQLKGKVLVKGKKLPEPWGEPRGVTAAPDPEEEEEEEEKKEEEEEVEEEEEEERLQERNSQRSLQEIQPLQAKDASQVAPELSAVVVYCQAVPFPGLAQALQHPRPCEVSSFSERKARRLIREAGPAFVRYNARQLSRVYPLGLKMNSSNYNPQEMWNAGCQLVALNFQTPGYEMDLNAGRFLGNGCCGYVLKPPFLRSPHVEGPRCLVLHIRVITAQQLPKLNQEKRSSIVDPFVRVEIHGVPADCSKQQTGYRSNNGFNPRWEETLSFQLQAPELALVRFVVEDHDSTSCNDFVGQFTLPLASMREGYRHIHLLSKDGASLSPATLFVHVKCKRL, from the exons ATGATCTGCGGGCGGAGGGCGCGTCCCGGCCCcgagcagccccggccccccccggaCGGGGCCGGTGGCCCCCGGCGAGCCGGCAGAGCCTTCAGGAAGATGG GGCTGACGGAGGACGAGGACATCCAGCTGATGCTGCGGGGCTCGCTGCTGCGCAAGGTGAAGGCGCGGCGGGCGAAGGAGCGGCTGTACCGGCTGCAGGAGGACGGCATGACCGTCTGGTTCGAGCGGCGCTTCAGGCGCGCCCCCTCCAAGCAGATCT TCTCCGTGATGCACATCGAGGGCGTGCGCCAGGGCCACCAGTCGGAGGGGCTGCGCAAGTACGGCGGCTCCTTCCCCGAGCGGCACTGCTTCACCATCGTCTTCAAGGGCAAGCGCAAGAACCTCGACCTGGCGGCGCGGGGCGAGGAGGACGCCCAGCACTGGGTGCAGGGGCTCACCAAGCTGATGGCGCGGCTGCAGGCCATGAACCAGCGGGAGAAGCTCGACCA CTGGATCCACGGCATCCTGCAGCGAGCCGACAAGAACAAGGACAACAAGATGTGCTTCCAGGAGGTGAAGAGCATGCTGCGGATGATCAACATCGACATGAACGACATCTACGCCTACAAGCTCTTCAAG GAGTGTGACCGCTCGGGTGACGAGCGGCTGGAGGGCCGGGAGCTGGAGGAGTTCTGCCGGCGGCTGCTGCGGCGGCCGGAGCTGGAGGAGCTTTTCGGGCACTACTCGGGCGAGGACTGCGTGCTGTCGGCCGAGGAGCTGCGCGAGTTCCTGCGTGACCAGGGCGAGGAGGCCACCCTGCGCCAGGCCCGCGCCATCATCCACGCCCACGAGCTCAACGAGAAGG ccaggcagcaggaccTGATGATGCTGGACGGCTTCATGATGTACCTGCTCTCGGCCGCCGGCGACATCCTCAACCAGGAGCACACCAAGGTGCACCAGGACATGAGCCAGCCCCTGTGCCACTACttcatctcctcctcccacaACACCTACCTGACCCACAACCAGATCGGCGGCACCAGCAGCACCGAAGCCTACGTCAG GGCGCTGATGACGGGCTGCCGCTGCGTGGAGCTGGACTGCTGGGAAGGTGCCGACGGGGAGCCCGTCATCTACCACGGCCACACGCTCACCTCCAAAATCCTCTTCCGCGATGTCATCGAGAGCATCCGCAATTACGCCTTCAAG CGATCGCCCTACCCCGTCATCCTCTCCCTGGAGAACCACTgtgggctggagcagcaggcCACCATGGCGCGGCACATGAAGGCCATCCTCGGGGACATGCTGCTGACGCAGCCGCTGGACGGGCAGGACCCCGACAACCTCCCGTCCCCGGAG cagctgaaggggAAGGTCCTGGTGAAGGGCAAGAAGCTGCCGGAACCGTGGGGTGAGCCCCGGGGTGTCACCGCCGCCCCTGAccctgaggaagaggaggaagaggaggagaagaaagaagaggaggaggaagtggaggaagaagaggaggaggagaggctgcaggagagAAATAGCCAGCGG TCGCTGCAGGAGATCCAACCGCTGCAG GCCAAGGACGCGTCGCAGGTGGCCCCAGAGCTGTCGGCGGTGGTGGTGTACTGCCAGGCCGTGCCCTTCCCTGGCCTGGCCCAGGCCCTGCAACACCCCCGGCCCTGCGAGGTGTCCTCCTTCAGCGAGAGGAAGGCCCGGAGGCTCATCAGGGAGGCAG GCCCGGCGTTCGTGCGCTACAACGCCCGGCAGCTCAGCCGCGTCTACCCGCTGGGGCTGAAGATGAACTCCTCCAACTACAACCCCCAGGAGATGTGGAACGCCGGCTGCCAGCTGG TGGCCCTCAACTTCCAGACGCCGGGCTACGAGATGGACCTGAACGCCGGGCGCTTCCTGGGCAATGGGTGCTGTGGCTACGTGCTGAAGCCCCCCTTCCTGCGCAGCCCCCACGTCGAGGGCCCCCGCTGCCTCGTGCTGCACATCAGG GTCATCAcggcccagcagctgcccaagCTGAACCAGGAGAAGCGCAGCTCCATCGTGGACCCCTTCGTGCGGGTGGAGATCCATGGAGTGCCGGCCGACTGCAGCAAGCAGCAAACCGGCTACAGGAGCAACAACG GCTTCAACCCGCGCTGGGAGGAGACGCTGAGCTTCCAGCTGCAGGCGCCCGAGCTGGCGCTGGTGCGCTTCGTGGTGGAGGACCACGACAGCACCTCCTGCAACGACTTCGTGGGGCAGTTCACCCTGCCCCTGGCCAGCATGCGGGAAG GGTATcgccacatccacctgctctcCAAGGACGGGGCGTCCCTGTCCCCCGCCACGCTCTTCGTGCACGTTAAATGCAAGCGCCTGTGA
- the ACBD4 gene encoding acyl-CoA-binding domain-containing protein 4 isoform X3, giving the protein MAEPGCGAQFRAAVRVIQGLPRSGSYRPSYEEMLRFYSYYKQATAGRCQGPRPGFWDPIGRYKWDAWHSLGRMTKEEAMAAYVAEMKKVAQKVIDTVPMDEATREMFKYFEPLYEVIRDMPRPPEDFFKGEGDGQEQAADPSQDEQASGPAAEQREDVLPEELQDGQRAPDPQLAGAAQDAERAPELAHGSQGLLLEVDAHVAGTVRALQDDMQRVLQRLSELETLTSAQGDTSGAEPGRLLAPQAAFPWPLAVSPRTLLFLIAWPFVTQWLLRRWQGTKR; this is encoded by the exons atGGCGGAGCCGGGCTGCGGGGCCCAGTTCCGGGCCGCCGTGCGCGTCATCCAGGGGCTGCCCCGCAGCG GCTCGTACCGGCCGTCCTACGAGGAGATGCTGCGCTTCTACAGCTACTACAAGCAGGCGACGGCGGGGCGCTGCCAGGGCCCCCGGCCCGGCTTCTGGGACCCCATCGGCCGGTACAAGTG GGACGCCTGGCACAGCCTGGGGAGGATGACCAAGGAGGAGGCGATGGCCGCGTACGTGGCCGAGATGAAGAAGGTGGCCCAGAAG GTCATCGACACCGTGCCCATGGACGAGGCGACGCGGGAGATGTTCAAGTACTTTGAGCCGCTCTACGAGGTGATCCGCGACATGCCGCGGCCCCCCGAGGACTTCTTCAAAGGGGAAGGGG ATGGGCAGGAGCAGGCGGCCGACCCCAGCCAGGACGAGCAAGCGAGCGGCCCGGCCGCGGAGCAGCGGGAGGACGTGCTGCCCGAGGAGCTGCAGGACGGGCAGCGAGCGCCAG ATCCGCAGCTTGCTGGGGCAGCGCAGGATGCCGAGAGAGCCCCTGAGCTTGCCCACGggagccaggggctgctgctggaggtggacGCCCACGTGGCCGGCACCGTGCGGGCCCTGCAGGATGACATGCAGCGCGTGCTGCAGCGCCTGAGCGAGCTGGAGACGCTCACCTCTGCGCAG GGGGACACCTCTGGGGCTGAACCTGGCCGGCTGCTTGCACCACAG GCAGCGTTCCCGTGGCCGCTGGCGGTGTCCCCGCGCACGCTGCTGTTCCTCATCGCCTGGCCCTTCGTCACCCAGTGGCTGCTGCGCCGCTGGCAGGGCACCAAGAGGTGA